One Glandiceps talaboti chromosome 20, keGlaTala1.1, whole genome shotgun sequence genomic region harbors:
- the LOC144450919 gene encoding uncharacterized protein LOC144450919 has translation MASIWFMQLCIIVVCVVQLSLTVAQQQNEDTQTDVSKPCGNGIPGIPGVPGTNGLQGPVGPRGDNGIPGTVGPKGNSGSPGLDGTPGEKGDTGELGSRGHPGLKGTTGIQGPKGSEGEIGQKGMDGIKGQNGAKGDTGMKGNKGSMGGQGIQGPIGQKGEVGQVQQQPRVAFSVAKTTYIGRVSSNTVIVYDKVYSNDGNGYNTSTGKFTCPVSGMYYFMISALRDNSNHLLVCLIKNTTTLPCIYVHNSGGRQHGAASNSVIIDVDQGDEIWVRLSNGHAVLSNSNEFITFTGYLLYSNTQ, from the exons ATGGCCAGTATTTGGTTTATGCAACTTTGCATAATTGTGGTCTGTGTTGTCCAACTTTCACTGACTGTTGCCCAGCAACAAAATGAAGACACCCAGACTGATGTATCTAAACCCTGTGGAAATGGAATCCCTGGTATCCCag GTGTTCCCGGTACTAATGGATTACAAGGACCCGTAGGTCCCAGAGGGGACAATGGAATACCAGGTACTGTAGGACCAAAGGGAAACAGTGGTTCACCAGGGCTGGATGGAACTCCTGGTGAGAAGGGTGACACTGGTGAACTTGGGTCAAGAGGTCACCCAGGTCTGAAAGGAACAACAGGTATACAAGGACCAAAGGGATCCGAGGGGGAAATTGGACAGAAAGGAATGGATGGAATCAAGGGACAAAATGGTGCAAAAGGAGATACAGGCATGAAGGGTAATAAAGGGTCAATGGGAGGTCAAGGTATACAAGGACCTATAGGTCAGAAAGGAGAAGTAGGTCAGGTACAACAACAACCTAGAGTAGCATTCTCAGTTGCCAAGACAACATACATAGGTCGTGTGTCTAGTAATACAGTGATTGTTTATGATAAAGTATATTCTAATGATGGAAATGGTTATAATACATCTACTGGTAAATTTACATGCCCTGTCAGTGGTATGTATTACTTCATGATTTCTGCATTACGAGATAACAGCAATCACTTATTAGTGTGTTTGATAAAGAACACTACCACGTTACCCTGTATATACGTACATAATTCAGGTGGTAGGCAACATGGTGCTGCATCTAACAGTGTAATCATAGATGTAGATCAAGGTGATGAAATCTGGGTTAGACTTAGTAATGGGCATGCTGTGCTCAGTAATAGCAATGAATTCATAACCTTTACTGGTTACCTGTTGTATTCaaatacacaataa